Sequence from the Asterias amurensis chromosome 14, ASM3211899v1 genome:
AGTGTTCAGGACATGAcctttgcccaatttcataaaccctgtaagcacaaaaacttgctgagcacagaaaagtattgctgaacagaaacaggttaccagtcaaaatgacATAATACACGTAGGTTGTTGTGAGTGGTGCCCTATTCAATTTTTGCTTTGCAAAGAAATTCGTCAAGCggcattttctgctaaatggCACTGCTTGTGGCATCCTGAAATGGTAGAACCAACTTGTAGATTTGGTGTAGGGTTTATTCTGAGTCTTAAATTGATTTTGctttcactcttttttttacAGGGCTATGAAATCTTTCCTGAGGTGATGGCAGATACAGTCAAGTTCGCAAAGGAGGTAAATCATTTCACACATAACTCTGTGTTTTCATTATAACTTCTTGTACATTTGTCTGAAGTCTTTGATTAACtacattgatatcattgtttCATACATGTTTGAAGTTCTTGTTATATATTTCATTGCAGTTGATAATTatgttttgaatattttttatattgcaTACTTAAATTTCTTACTTTAGGCTCTTCAGCACGTTCATATGTGGATTGTTTCGCTTTGGGTGTTGCTGTAACTGTCATAGTTATTTTGTATAAATGTTAACGATATCATGTGCTATCTTGATCTTGTTATTTAGTCggtatcattattttcaatctATTATTTTGTACTGCTTGACCCTAGAGAAAGATTCCACACCATAATTCACTTCAGTTATACATTCCTTGGTCCTGTAAAAATATTCCACAACATGTATTTCACAGAGCTAGTATACTTAATTATTGCTTAGACCTGTTGTTATGTTCCAAACCATGTATTTTTAACACTAGTCAGTTGTACATAATTATTGCTTATGAGTTAGTCAGTTGCTTATTGCTTAGCCCTCAAGGAAAATTTCTCAACATGTATTTGACAAAGCAGTCCTTTTATCATTCAGGCAAATACTGAGGTGTTTGTCACCAATGACCCAATGGAAGCCTGCCACAACGCAGACATCGTTGTTACTGACACATGGATTAGCATGGGCCAGGAAGAAGAGAAGGTTGAACGCTTGAAGGCTTTCAAAGGTTATCAAGTCACAAAGAAGGTAGGATGCCGGACTtcagatagtgttgttttgaggagcttttaaaggcagtggacactattggtaattactcaaaataattattagcataaaacctttgttggtgacgagtaatggggagaggttgatggtataaaacatcgtgagaaacggctccctctgaagtgccatagttttcgagaaagaagtaattttccacgaatttgatttcaagacctcgggtttagaacttgaggtctcaaaatcaaccatctatacgcacacaacttcgtgtgacaagggtggtttttttctttcattattatctcgcaagttcgatgatcgattgagctaaaactttcacaggtttgttattttatgcatatgttgagatacaccaactgtgaaggctaatctttgacaattaccaatggtgtccactgcctttaagctaccAATGTTAAGtgagtaaggtttgtggtgacaccatTAATGGCAAACTATACCACCTCGAACTATAATATGCATTAAACATtacaaagtcaaccctcctactctttgACCATTCAATAATGACTTCTGCAGATGAATGGTTGGTCAGCTCGATGGGAAATGCTGGCAATAAGAGTAGAAAGACTTAaataatgatgtacatgtatgaggacTACATTTAGCTGTGCTGTAatgactgattttttttttttttttttttttcagatgacGGATGTGATGGTGAAGGATTGGACCTTTCTCCATTGCCTGCCAAGAAAACCGGAAGAGGTTGACGATGAGGTGTTTTATAGTAAAAACTCCCTTGTGTGGCCAGAGGCGGAAAACAGGAAGTGGACTGTCATGGTAAGACCTGTTACCACCATGTCACACAAAAGATCTTTCTaatttaaaacacctttcaaaGAGGACTGGAAAGATCTGAAATGCCAAAACACCCTAACGCTTGTGTacaaaaaagagaaggggcttgCTACAGTGATTGTGATGTGGTGGGGAAGCTCTCTGTTCCACCTTACCTTTTGAATATATGTGAGGTGTAATTATTATAGTTTGTTTGCCGTATAACATCGCTCTTACCAATACATGTAAGTTCCACACGTCCACTTCATTTGATAATTCATCACCAGGAGTATCATTTATGACGGGCATGATCACATGATAGAAAAGGTGTTCTATTGTCTTAAGTAATATTGTATGTGCACCAAAATTATGGAATGATCAACTCTGTACACCTGACCCCTtacttaaagggatgctgcagtgaattaaaataaaacagttaattttgctgtcatttatttctgatatatgtgttgaacatcaataaaatgtgttttgttttttccccgacatatctcacttgcgtaattagcgaataagtcatgccccccccttttgtgtattgttaccgccccccttccatcgacgtcacgtcgggaattcaaacatatcgtcggcaaaaagagtctggtccctaactacacgcgcctaggtaccaggccacacagttcacacgtctctatatgcacacagccagggggcccgacggctcgggttcccgacatgacgtcacgtttatgcaaatgaaggctcccttttaggggcggggtgggttcccctaatctcttgaaaaccatttttaaaatacttgcgcatttaataaaaaatatataaaaatatttcaggtttaaaaagtcatgtttaatcgtttaaattatttaaaaaaacactgcagccaccctttaatgaTATTCAAAACCACTTTTTAAGAATCATCTCTTTGAATCTGCTTACAATTAGTCCATTGCACTTGTCATCTCCACATGAACTTCTGAGAACTCTTTTGTACTAAATGTTCTTCCACTGTGCTTAGTGCCTTTGAAAATGCAACTAAAATTATTGCGCTATACAAAATATatgatgattgattgatgtcTTGAACTGCAACATAAGGTTTTcttataacttaaaggcagtggacactatcggtaattgtcaaagactagccctcacagttgatgtatctcaacatatgcataaaataacaaacctgtgaaaatttgagctcaatcggtcatcggacttgcgagataataaggaaagaaaaaacacccttgtcatacgaagttgtgtgcatttagatggttgatttcgagacctcaagttctaaatctgaggtctcgaaatcaaattcgtggaaaattacttctttctcgaaaactatggcacttcagagggagccatttctcacaatgttttataccatcaacctctccccactactcgtccctaagaaaggttttatgctaataattattttgagtagttaccaatagtgtccactgcctttaacatttttataattatttgatttCTACCCAGGCTGTTCTACTTTCCCTGCTGAAGGATCACACTCCCTCGACTCCTAAACCATCTTTCTAAGGACAAGACAGGGTATGTCTCTAATTGGTCAGTATTTCCTTGGCTGTGTCCAACACGGCTGAAAGTTGCAATTCTTCGGCAATTTTAttctttcaaataataaatgtatatttttgCGCTGGAATGTCTCATTGGATCAAAGATCATTATCTGTAAGTGCAGTTGAATATTACTTTATTTGTCTCAACTAGTAAAACTATAAACCTCTTTTGCAATTTTCAGCCTACCTGTCTGAAAAAAAACTATACTGAAATTAGCGTTCAAgttggattgaacaaagacaaatttaataCTAACTTTGAACTTGCCatctccagattaacgtgctaGCCACTctaaccaactgagctatttagcactaataattaataatgtttGTAATACAGGGTACTGCTATGGTTAATGGACTAGTATAATAGTTAGCGTAAAAGTTGAGATCATTCAATCATGCCAAAATTGAAGTCAGCTCAACATTTATATAACTAGATATATATTTGTGACGTCTCGGTACAAAGgttcaaagtttcaaaggtgCATGTGTAGTTATTGTGTTGATTACTTGATTGAACCGATTGAAGAAGCATTAATGTATTCAGTATTGGAAGAGACACGAAACCAAAGCTAAGGGCAAGAGAGGCTTCCATTGAACTTTAGACCTGATAGAAACTTACTTCTTACTAGTTTGTTACACTGGTAGTAAATAGTACTACTTTACTTATGTTTTCGCCAGCCAGTAATTCTTGTGTTGGCAGTCCTGAAatatttactttattttattgttatctgGTAAGAAAGGATGCCTAATCactgaacttaatcactgtagctcatcAGCCTGAGGAAATCTGTAATAAGCCGGCCTAtctgaaccagaaacactggggttaacccctacccttCCATGATAAGTGTTCTCTTTTACGAACACTACACATCCTAGTCACAAGGCTTACAGCTGAATgtaccatccgaaggacaaagcaaataattattacaactggactcaaacccaccttctgctgatcagaaatgcCATAGCCATGAAAGCTCAAGTGCAGTACTAGCGCTTAACGACTAAGCCACGCCACGCCACATGCTTTTGTAGTAGAATGTCACacagtactttttaaaaatattgcttttaGAAACTTATGTCAAATTGCTCAAGCTGTTGTGTTTTCGTATTTTTATAGATGTATTAAAGGTTGTAGGCTACACCTTGATGAAACTAGGCCTAGCTTATatgtgtaataaaaaaaagcatttgaTGCAGCGGACCTCTTGCCAGTTTGAGCTTCCAAAATTTTGAGCCACAAAGCGGGCCCCTAGTTAGAATTTGTTCCTCATATTGAAAAGGGAAGGAGATATTGTACCACTTGAAATACTTTCTATCTGATGTATCACGCACTGCATAATTATTCCACCCGAAATGTATTCTTCGCAATTGTCGTTGCTAATCTGAAATAATAACacaagaaaaacacattttctctTTGTTTACGCTCAGTTTATTTAGAGTTATTAAAAATATAATTCCTCTACTTTATTTAACAGTCCCAGGACTACAGTCCCTCTACAAAGTAAACGATTTTTCTTAAAAGATGGTAAAGTTCTGGATTTTTCCTCTTGGCAAATATGGTAAGAATCTgttaagcctttttgaggtatgccGGACgcgataggagtgtactgtttggtttgggtgtatacagacacaTTTACCCAAACCTTGTAGCATTCTTATCACCATATTTCGAAAAGGCTTATTAAAATAACCGTTCTTGTTCTCAGGAATTGCCGAAAGTCCTCATCCTACTTCAAGGCTCAAAATGCTGACTGAGACAGATTATTTGTAGGGTGAGGTGTGCCAGACCCTTACACAGGTCGTACACCCcgcccctcccctcccccaacACACAGTTCATCTGGTATCAGTTACTTTCATAGACATTGACATAAATATATTCAGATTCCCCTTGCTTAAGAAAAAGTCTACCGCCATCTACATGTAGTGTGGTGCCTGAATTTGTAACTGGCATCATGAATATAGAAAAAACAGTATGAAGGAACTAGACATTGTACACTTTGATTACAGGTGGGCTGCTTAGGCATAAACTCACAGCAATAATAAGTTATCACATTCTGAAAATGCAAAATTACCTAAATCAGAAGTATTTTATACATTCCAACAACATAGTGTTTCAAAACATAGAAATTAATactttcatataaaaaaaaatgtataaagttTTCATACTGAATAGGCGTATGTGAAATACGTAAAAAATACTTTGTACGATATATTGCTGTTAAATTTTCAAGCTAGGCTCTACTAGAAATGTTTAGGCAGCATTGTTCAAAGTGACCCTGTGGTTCAACTAATTAGCAATGCATGGTGTTCATgataaaccatctcaactcctttggagtatgcagcaccggcCACCAATATGGCGCACAGGTTGCTTATCAGTATCATACACATCACTGTTCTGTGCCCTCATAGATATCCCTTTACTCCTGGGcgatgagaagcaattatggtgaagtgtcttgcctTAGAACACAAGTCTCACAaccgggattggaacccacagaCTGATGACTCAGCCATTAGAACTTGAGTTcgatgctttaaaggcactgccgttgatttcacaaaactcttcctaacttaggattaatcttatgacttaggacgagtcccaaccctgcactgtagcatgcagaccttaagattaatcctaagttaggacaagttactcgtcctaactcgagataagacaagtcctaactctttgtgaaatcgacggctggacactattggtaattgtcaaagactagccttcacagttggtgtatctcaacaagtgcataaaataacaaacctgtgaaaatttgaacttttcgcgcaagttgtgtgcttttagatgccttgaattcgagacctcggctgaggtcttgaactcaattcaaatattttagtgaaaaatttcttcttactaaaaatctacattacttcagagggagccgtttctcacaatgttttatactatcaacagctatccattgcttgtaaccaagtacgtttttatgctaacaattgttttgagtaattaccaagtgtccagtgcctttaagccacTCAGCCATGTTACAGAGAGTAGAGGGTTAACTAACAATAACATACaatcaaacaatacaaacaGTATAATATACACACCTTAATCTGATTTTCGATAGCtttagaaaacaaaacccaTAAAACCTTCACCATTCCAAACCAATCAAATCCATAGTTCTGGTTCACTCGATATTAATGATAAATATAATTTCCAAGTAAAATTCACCGTTTTTGTACTACATTATCACCTAAATATTTAAAGAAAGTCACTTCTTGTTGATTCTGGGGCAGGGATGGTCGCCAACTCTCTCTTTTTCCTTTTGATGGTGCCTGAGAAGTtaacaagaaaaacagacaTAAATCACTTTGCACTTAAGCTGCCTGGATAAATTGCTCACTAATGCAGAGCTACATGTGAATTATGTGACCCATATATATAATAACAGTGACTTCTTCTACAGTGCTCgcatccgtcactcagtgatgctcatggcgctccaacagtattacccctggtcacagctattttctttcattccttaaaccatctcagctccctagggagtatgcAGCCAATATATGTAGCACACCAAGCTAAATCAAGCACAAGAACTACATACgaatctctgccctcacaggtacccatttaatcctgggtgaagagaagcaattataggcAAGTGTCTGGCCCAATgtcacaagtgtcatgaccgagaaTCGAACACACAGTTGATGACTTAAGTGCACTAAACTgctcggccattttgtaagggtttacaaaagggCACAGGAACACtgtgtgtgtaagcactgtatacataggattcgaactgcctctactagctaccggacaatctcggtagtctagttggtaagacactgctctagaattgcaagggtcgtgggttcgaaccccacccgagtaatatgcctgtgatatttttttcacaggactctgggaagtactgagtattcagtgctaacacacatcggtgtatgggtaaaaaccaaaattaatattcttcatccccgatgcaaatttaaatttaacatctattacactgtacagtatactcagtactgtccaaatttctgtaaaaaaaatcacaggcatattaattgagtgggatttgaatccACGGTTTCTGCCAATATAGAGCAGTTGTcttataccaactagaccatcaaGATTGCCCGGAACTAGATTTCCACTTACCTATAAATTCTTGCTAGTTGCATTATCCCTGTCATAGCTAAGAAGATGTTAACGCTAAACAGATTCCAGTTTTTAGGGATGACTACCATAGAGTACCTGGACCAGATTACACCtgtaaaaagaaattatatATAATGTTAAAGATCTTTTAGAACTTGGGAGTCCTCGACTAGTAACTGTCTTTACAGATGATGCTTGTTTCTTATGTAGTGCTTTTTACCTCTGAAGGGCGGTCTGATGTACTCATTATACTTGTTAACAGGTGTGCAGAGTTTTGTTTGCAATTGTAATACCCATTTCACATAATATAtttatatacatacatgtacatgtagcattacaaaaacacattttcaagtTGTAGGGAAAGCAAGCATGAACAATTGTGTTTGAGTTTCTGCTTGAAGAGAGTGATGCTGTGCATTTGTCTGAGGCCTTCAGGAAATGAATTCCAGAGTCTTGGTGCTATGTTGGAAAAGGCCCTGTCCCTGTTACTGCCCAAACGAGTTCAAAGAACATGAAGCGTATTTAAGTGCTGATAAAGTGATAGATCTGAGGCCtggtctgttttgtttttacccatacactatTGTACaccatactcagtactttgcccgagtcctgtgaaaaaatatcacaggcatataactcgggtgggattcgaacccacgacccttgcaattccagagcagtgtcttaccatctAGTCTACTGCAATTGCCCAGTAGCTGTTTTTGGCAGCGGGTCCCGCAACGTTATAGATTTTGTATAGTactgattttgtattttgtctttAGCTACATCTGGAGACACGTACCTGTGGCTGCTAGAGCTCCTGACTGAGACACACTGAGCTTCTCTGCTGGTCTTGCATAGTCCGCTAATCCTGCTATGACTAAACACTGAAACAAGAACcataagacaaacaaaataaacacaacacatCATGGTTGATCTGAGAATTCAAAAGGCTGTCACTCTAAAactaacaacaataataataataattttaattagAGGATGTTACCCTTGTCATCCACTTGAgttttggaactgtttgattgtttaaattctgtataaatgtagatgtaaacaaataaaactaacatgtgaaaattccATTCCAAATGGTAGTCGCCCTTTgagaaaatctggagcggttatgtccatgcaggaagaacaaactcaaaacaggaatacacaatctaacaTAACATTTCCAACACTTACCCATTTAAACATCGGTGCCCAGAAATGAATTGTTTTTAGTCCTGTAACAAACAACAAAGGATTCACACTTGTGTTTATCTGCTCAAAATCTATTTCTTTATTCAAAATTCTAGTCGAGCCCAAATTCTAAAAAAATGTATCCTATTGGTTTTACAAGTCTATACAGGCCATGGCTAATACATCTAAGTAAATGTACCTACATGATGTAGCTCCAGTGTGGTTTTGGCCaaaagaactacatgtataagcaTTTTGTGCTATGATTGGTAATTAGCCAAAGGTGACCCTGTTTAGTCTGCtaaatcagaaaaaaatgcacaaatgaATAGTTTGAATGATacaatcattaaaggaacacgttgccttggattggacgagttggtctataaaaagcgttttaaaccaattgttatgaaatgcatatggttagaaagatgttttaaaagtagagtataatgatccacacaagtatcacctTTTACGTcaagaactaacacggtcggccatttatgggagtcaaaatttggactctcataaacggccgaccgtgttattcgacgaggtaaaacgaaaaaccacgcaatttcgaggcatatttgtgtagatcattgtattctacttttacaacatcgttctacccatatgcattttataacaaacgattacataacgcttttcgaagaccaactcgaccgatccaaggcaacgtgttcctttaaatagccCCCTACCCAATTATgtcccccccataaaaaaaggaaatgtcTGATTATGCCTGGGACTGAGCCCTGGCTATGAGTAAGTGTATTCTGTCTCAAGGTAAATGTGATGGCATAAAACAGATCCGTTACTGCAGAATATTAACCACAGACTAGGCCTACCACCGACCTGCGGGATGGTTCCATATTGGTTGCCATTTAGCTGGTAAGGCTTTCTCAATCTTGGCATCTAGTTGACTGAATCGAGTGATGGCTTTTGCCTCGGAGGGCGCTGCACTCGTAAATCCTCTCTGACCGAACAAAAACCTGCGGAAGAGCAGTGAGCTCTGTCTACTGACCGCCATTATCTGAAAACGTCAAAAGTTATTACTTATGATAAAGAAAAGTACATTtctgaaaatacaaaaatagttgttgATCGATACAGAGTAAGCAAAATAAAATGACCAAAATTAGAACCGACATTTAGACACACACAGAGTACCACCACTATCAGAAACAGTACTAACCTCGAAACTACCCCATTTTTTCCACTTTGTCATTGTTAATACTTTGGATAACtctccgtatggcgccaccactttttcactcaattttacaaaaaggatatctcattgaggttaattagatactatattatttcatatcgaatgaaaaaagtggtggcgccacacGAAAACTTTtccaatacttttttttaaatattaatattattcattTGGAGTCTTGTAATTATTGTGAATATTatgaatattaaaggaacacgttgccttggatcggacgagttggtcaaaacaaaagcgtttgtaaccgttttttataaaatgcatatggttggaaagatgttttaaaagtagaatacaatgatccacacaagtttgcctcgaaattgcgtggttttccttctactgtgcgaacaaacatggtcggccatttatgggagtcaaaattttgacccccataaatggccgacgtgttagtcgacaaggtaaaaggaaaaccacgcaatttcgaggcatgtttgtatggatcattgtattctacttttacaacatctttctacccatatgcattttataaaaaaacggttacaaacgcttttcgaagaccaactcgaccgatccaaggcaacgtgtt
This genomic interval carries:
- the LOC139946754 gene encoding uncharacterized protein codes for the protein MAVSRQSSLLFRRFLFGQRGFTSAAPSEAKAITRFSQLDAKIEKALPAKWQPIWNHPAGLKTIHFWAPMFKWCLVIAGLADYARPAEKLSVSQSGALAATGVIWSRYSMVVIPKNWNLFSVNIFLAMTGIMQLARIYRHHQKEKERVGDHPCPRINKK